Proteins found in one Paenibacillus sp. FSL R10-2782 genomic segment:
- a CDS encoding pentapeptide repeat-containing protein, which produces MEKPIDELDPQQRQAILDQAWFLIRRDWALKFKVTQEKRIQACVEVFQGYCQKIRQEQLQGRKGKIGYITYSVLRTTWLEEQPTYLVEAADALWVLDPEPIRFEYDTEWTFSYWCDLQQHLRTEVEKQQISLTELEWEQIMLEAAVHIHELVVNMIRLAMKQAVCLPEFQELEREETFEIRVGEYLDQSVSVYKEDRRRMDANVIKSWLEEKEEQAYSYQALEGIQLSDGDYSQLDFRYTAFRQIKMEHNRLRGCVLVGTMWEESRLDGIDLTYSLLHGADFSGCSMRGAILDVVMGNAGYGSDASLDWEPLGFAGVDFTGTSLQGAHFQDAQLRGAVFQDALLQRASLNGADLTDAYFAGADVSGASFEGAYLNRADFTGANVQGVMFTDEQRRQAIGLECVALESPSWGEPSTSAQARDGRKREWLH; this is translated from the coding sequence ATGGAGAAGCCTATAGATGAGCTAGACCCGCAGCAGCGGCAAGCCATTTTGGATCAGGCGTGGTTTCTGATCCGCAGAGATTGGGCGCTGAAGTTCAAGGTGACGCAAGAGAAACGGATTCAAGCCTGTGTCGAGGTCTTCCAAGGATACTGTCAGAAGATTCGGCAAGAGCAGCTTCAAGGAAGAAAAGGAAAGATCGGTTATATCACGTACTCCGTGCTACGTACCACATGGCTGGAGGAGCAGCCTACTTATCTCGTGGAGGCAGCAGACGCCTTATGGGTACTTGATCCTGAACCGATCCGATTCGAATATGATACAGAGTGGACGTTCTCCTATTGGTGTGATTTGCAGCAGCATTTGAGAACGGAGGTAGAGAAACAACAAATTTCTCTAACAGAGCTGGAATGGGAGCAGATCATGCTGGAGGCAGCGGTACATATTCATGAGCTAGTGGTGAATATGATTCGTTTGGCGATGAAACAGGCGGTGTGTTTACCGGAGTTTCAGGAACTGGAGCGGGAAGAAACATTCGAGATTCGTGTTGGAGAGTACCTGGATCAGAGTGTGTCTGTGTATAAAGAAGACCGCAGACGGATGGATGCGAACGTAATCAAGTCGTGGCTGGAGGAAAAAGAAGAACAAGCCTACAGCTATCAGGCGTTGGAGGGCATCCAGCTATCGGACGGGGATTATAGCCAGTTGGATTTTCGGTATACGGCCTTTCGCCAGATCAAGATGGAACATAATCGCTTGCGTGGCTGTGTCTTGGTTGGAACGATGTGGGAGGAAAGTCGACTCGATGGGATCGACTTAACATACAGCTTGCTTCATGGAGCCGATTTTAGCGGTTGCTCCATGAGAGGGGCAATATTGGATGTTGTTATGGGCAACGCCGGATATGGCTCGGATGCTTCTTTAGATTGGGAGCCACTGGGGTTTGCTGGCGTAGATTTCACAGGGACGAGCTTGCAGGGAGCTCATTTTCAAGATGCACAGTTGCGAGGAGCTGTATTCCAAGATGCCCTGCTGCAAAGAGCGTCCTTGAACGGAGCGGATCTAACAGATGCTTATTTTGCGGGAGCGGACGTGTCAGGTGCTTCCTTTGAGGGAGCCTATTTGAACCGGGCCGATTTTACGGGCGCAAATGTACAAGGCGTGATGTTTACCGACGAACAGCGTAGGCAGGCCATTGGATTGGAATGTGTAGCCCTTGAGTCTCCTTCATGGGGGGAGCCTTCTACATCTGCACAGGCGAGGGATGGCAGGAAAAGGGAGTGGTTGCATTGA
- a CDS encoding DUF4280 domain-containing protein, with amino-acid sequence MEEAQVKPGTGAKKSYVVAGAILSCSYGTQPTRLKRPFSHGVYVKNKAQMNIGDYVPGVNIQSFGNCSSPLNPAVQASDMVDIYGVKKAPCVPVLTMPWLNGKSDMRIEGQPALTQNCTHQCLYCGHIRIENDGQELD; translated from the coding sequence GTGGAAGAAGCCCAAGTGAAACCGGGAACCGGTGCGAAAAAGAGCTATGTCGTGGCAGGAGCAATTTTAAGCTGTAGTTATGGCACGCAGCCTACGCGTTTGAAACGGCCTTTTAGCCATGGGGTCTACGTGAAAAACAAGGCACAAATGAACATTGGAGATTATGTACCGGGAGTGAACATCCAGTCTTTTGGGAACTGCTCCAGTCCATTAAATCCGGCTGTGCAAGCCAGTGACATGGTGGACATCTATGGCGTGAAGAAAGCCCCGTGCGTTCCTGTCCTGACCATGCCGTGGCTGAACGGAAAAAGCGACATGAGGATTGAGGGCCAACCTGCCTTGACACAGAACTGTACCCACCAGTGTCTGTATTGTGGTCATATCCGAATTGAAAATGACGGGCAGGAGCTGGATTAA